A part of Girardinichthys multiradiatus isolate DD_20200921_A chromosome 12, DD_fGirMul_XY1, whole genome shotgun sequence genomic DNA contains:
- the nkx3-1 gene encoding homeobox protein Nkx-3.1, with the protein MEMSGAVKPVTSFFIKDILSNKDCKRLGGKCSSPMEKCSDWREESEKSSAHLYLQESTTGMQTESSDTSRPSSSESSFSSAGKQKRSRVAFTHLQVLELEKKFSHQKYLSAPERAHLASTLRLTETQVKIWFQNRRYKTKRKQQTAELCKDVYKAEGLDLREDLISASLITSFCKSYQYRPYLWDYSGAWGPILW; encoded by the exons ATGGAAATGTCTGGTGCAGTCAAACCTGTGACATCTTTCTTCATCAAGGACATCCTGTCTAATAAGGACTGCAAGAGACTGGGTGGTAAATGCAGCTCGCCGATGGAAAAATGTTCAGATTGGAGAGAGGAATCTGAGAAGTCGTCAGCACACCTCTATCTTCAGGAGTCTACCACTGGAATGCAGACAG AATCTTCCGACACATCCCGTCCCAGTTCCTCTGAGTCAAGTTTCTCCTCTGCGGGAAAACAGAAGCGATCCAGAGTGGCCTTCACGCACCTCCAAGTGCttgaactggaaaaaaaattcagccaccagaaatacctgtCAGCTCCAGAGAGGGCCCACTTGGCCAGCACCTTAAGACTGACTGAGACCCAGGTGAAGATCTGGTTTCAGAACAGGCGTTATAAAACGAAGCGAAAACAGCAGACTGCAGAGCTCTGTAAGGATGTATACAAAGCAGAGGGACTGGACTTGCGAGAGGATTTGATCAGTGCATCACTAATCACCTCCTTCTGCAAATCCTACCAGTACAGACCCTACCTGTGGGACTACAGTGGAGCCTGGGGGCCAATATTATGGTAG